The following is a genomic window from Ethanoligenens harbinense YUAN-3.
AACAGGGACGGGCGTTTTTGTTTGTCCAAAAACGGTTTGAATGGGCCTTATCCGTGCGGCGGGAGCCAACACTCTCCCACCGGAAGAAAGGCGAGAGGAGTGAATACAAAACATGGTTACACCTTCTTATGAGGAGGCCGCAAAACTGGCCGGAGGGTATGGGCGCATCCCGCTTTCCATGGAGATCTATGCGGACATGGAGACGCCCGTGCGCCTGCTTGCAAGACTGGCGGCGCGGGGCAGCCACTACTTTCTGCTTGAAAGCGCAGACGGCGGCGAAAAATGGGGGCGGTATTCGTTTTTGGGGTTCGACCCAATTCTGACCGTCACGGTGGAAAAAGGCAAAACGACGTTCGTTTCGGCGGACGGTTTGTCCGAAACGCTGGACGGTGATCCTTACGCACGCATCCGGGAAAAACTGGCGCCGTTCAAAGCGCCGGTGCTGCCGGGCCTGCCGCGTTTCACCGGCGGAGCCGTGGGCTATTTCGCCTACGACATGGTACGCTATGCCGAAGATCTGCCTGATGAAAATCCGGACGATATGCATTGCCCAGACTGCAGCCTGATGGTAGCGGAAAAACTTATTGCCTACGACAACGTGAAGCAGAAGATCATCCTCATCGTCAACGTGGATACGCGGGGAGATTTCAAAGCCAATTATGAGAAAGCGGCGGCGGAGATCGAAGCAATCCATCAGCGCATTCGTACCCAGTCCGCGCCGGAGCCTGCCTACGGTCACACAAAGCCGCAGTGGGAAAGCAACATGACCAAAGAAGCCTTTATGGATATGGTGGAAAAGGCCAAAGTGCATATCCGCGACGGCGACATCTTCCAGGTGGTGCTTTCCCAGCGTTTTTCCGCCAGAATCGACGGCGGCCTGTTCGACCTCTATCGTGTGCTGCGGGTGAGCAACCCCTCGCCCTATCTC
Proteins encoded in this region:
- the trpE gene encoding anthranilate synthase component I; translated protein: MVTPSYEEAAKLAGGYGRIPLSMEIYADMETPVRLLARLAARGSHYFLLESADGGEKWGRYSFLGFDPILTVTVEKGKTTFVSADGLSETLDGDPYARIREKLAPFKAPVLPGLPRFTGGAVGYFAYDMVRYAEDLPDENPDDMHCPDCSLMVAEKLIAYDNVKQKIILIVNVDTRGDFKANYEKAAAEIEAIHQRIRTQSAPEPAYGHTKPQWESNMTKEAFMDMVEKAKVHIRDGDIFQVVLSQRFSARIDGGLFDLYRVLRVSNPSPYLYYLKLGDVEVAGASPETLVRLENGLLETCPIAGSRPRGKTLEEDAALEKELLADAKELSEHNMLVDLGRNDIGRVSSFGSVNVAEHAKVMRYSQIMHITSLVTGRLRADLDAFEALRSILPAGTLSGAPKVKAMELIDKYENRRRGLYGGAVGYVGFDGNMDACIAIRTAIAKGGMAYVQSGAGIVADSVPETEYQESLNKARAVLLAAERAGEIQ